A genomic segment from Halomonas sp. TA22 encodes:
- the cas5e gene encoding type I-E CRISPR-associated protein Cas5/CasD, which translates to MPHHLVFRLYAPMASWGEAAVGETRPTATYPSRSAILGLIGAALGIKRDDDDGQRRLRKGLQVAVKQRSPGLLLRDYHTVQVPPSQSKVTHRTRREELSIPKEALNTILSSRDYRCDGLWSVAVRLTANAAWSLEELKGALEKPRFPLYLGRKACPLAAPLLPTVVEASHWRQALDHRFESALDPERTWLAMVGNEKKDQQLLRLPEQVLYAWEGDADALDGSDTANESSEVWDEPLHRRSWQFGPRLEHRRIEAVKGAR; encoded by the coding sequence ATGCCACACCATCTGGTTTTTCGCCTCTATGCGCCCATGGCGAGCTGGGGCGAGGCCGCCGTTGGCGAAACGCGGCCGACGGCCACCTACCCAAGCCGTAGCGCCATTCTGGGGCTGATCGGGGCGGCGCTCGGCATCAAGCGCGACGACGATGACGGTCAGCGCCGCCTGCGCAAAGGTCTTCAGGTAGCGGTCAAGCAGCGCTCGCCGGGGCTGTTGCTGCGCGACTATCACACCGTGCAGGTGCCGCCATCGCAGTCAAAGGTAACCCACCGCACACGCCGCGAGGAGCTTTCAATACCCAAGGAGGCGCTCAATACCATTCTCTCGTCGAGAGACTATCGCTGCGATGGACTGTGGAGCGTGGCGGTGCGTCTCACCGCTAACGCCGCCTGGTCACTGGAGGAACTCAAGGGCGCGCTGGAAAAACCTCGTTTTCCGCTCTATCTCGGCCGCAAGGCGTGCCCCCTGGCCGCGCCTTTGTTACCCACAGTGGTCGAGGCCAGCCACTGGCGCCAGGCGCTGGATCACCGCTTTGAAAGCGCATTGGACCCGGAGCGCACCTGGCTTGCGATGGTAGGTAACGAGAAGAAGGATCAGCAACTATTGCGCTTGCCCGAGCAAGTGCTTTACGCCTGGGAAGGCGATGCCGATGCACTCGATGGCAGCGATACAGCCAACGAATCTAGCGAGGTGTGGGACGAGCCGCTGCACCGCCGCAGCTGGCAGTTCGGGCCGCGTCTTGAACACAGGCGAATCGAAGCTGTGAAGGGGGCACGCTAA
- a CDS encoding Gfo/Idh/MocA family oxidoreductase, which yields MKNFALIGAAGYIAPRHMQAIQGTNNALVAAYDINDSVGIIDSISMDCAFFTEFELFLEHAWKLGREGREALDYISVCSPNHLHSAHIMSGLQLGCDVICEKPLVPNPAQLHELTRAEEETGKRVFCIMQLRHHPAIHELRDRVAEADDDYKFDVELTYITSRGPWYMSSWKGDSRKSSGVIGDIGIHFFDALHVIFGKLERSVLHYSDEFKASGYLEYEKARVRWFLSIDIADLPKEMEGSNQRTYRALTCDGEAFEFSNGFTDLHTVSYREILAGRGFGIEEVRHCLETVYALRHMQPESPKQEEAHPQLIALLDGAA from the coding sequence ATGAAGAATTTTGCACTGATTGGAGCCGCCGGCTACATCGCCCCGCGCCATATGCAGGCCATCCAGGGAACCAACAATGCTCTGGTAGCCGCCTACGATATCAACGACTCGGTAGGCATCATCGACTCGATCTCGATGGACTGCGCCTTCTTCACCGAATTCGAGCTCTTTCTCGAACACGCCTGGAAACTCGGCCGTGAAGGCCGCGAGGCGCTCGACTACATCTCGGTGTGTTCACCGAACCACCTGCACAGTGCCCATATCATGTCTGGGCTGCAGCTCGGCTGCGACGTGATCTGCGAAAAACCATTGGTGCCGAATCCTGCTCAACTGCATGAGCTGACGCGTGCCGAAGAGGAGACCGGCAAGCGTGTCTTCTGCATCATGCAGCTTCGTCATCACCCGGCGATCCACGAGCTGCGCGACCGTGTCGCCGAGGCGGACGATGACTACAAGTTCGATGTCGAGCTGACCTACATCACGTCCCGCGGTCCCTGGTACATGTCGAGCTGGAAGGGCGACTCCCGCAAGTCCAGCGGCGTGATCGGCGATATCGGCATTCACTTCTTCGATGCCCTGCACGTGATTTTCGGCAAGCTCGAACGCAGCGTTCTGCACTACAGCGACGAGTTCAAGGCCTCCGGCTACCTGGAGTACGAAAAGGCCCGGGTGCGCTGGTTCCTCTCCATCGACATTGCCGACCTGCCCAAGGAGATGGAGGGGAGCAATCAGCGGACCTATCGCGCGCTGACCTGCGATGGCGAAGCCTTCGAATTCTCCAACGGCTTCACTGACCTGCATACCGTGAGCTACCGCGAGATACTGGCGGGGCGTGGCTTCGGTATCGAGGAGGTCCGGCACTGCCTGGAGACAGTCTACGCCCTTCGTCATATGCAGCCCGAATCGCCCAAGCAGGAAGAGGCACACCCTCAGCTTATCGCGCTGCTCGATGGTGCGGCCTGA
- a CDS encoding DUF1285 domain-containing protein, translated as MSLEPLLSHLDPDDDELPPIERWNPDYCGEMDLTITAEGRWIHEGTPIGRASLVRVLSRVMRREEDGHYYLVTPVEKVRLQVEDRPFLIVDADETTAGWQLTTNVGDRLTLGEAHHLCLSDTPAGEEVPEVAVRFGLGARLNRNVFYRLVELAEERQGEAGIELGLVSAGIWQPLGRLDRT; from the coding sequence ATGTCTCTTGAACCCTTGCTCTCCCATCTCGATCCCGATGATGACGAACTGCCCCCCATCGAGCGCTGGAATCCCGACTACTGCGGTGAGATGGATCTCACTATTACCGCCGAAGGCCGCTGGATTCACGAAGGCACCCCTATCGGGCGTGCAAGTCTTGTACGTGTGCTCTCGCGTGTCATGCGCCGTGAAGAGGATGGTCACTACTACCTGGTCACGCCGGTGGAGAAGGTCCGCCTCCAGGTCGAGGATCGCCCCTTTCTGATCGTCGATGCCGATGAAACTACTGCAGGCTGGCAACTGACGACCAATGTCGGCGATCGGCTGACGCTCGGTGAAGCGCATCATCTGTGCTTGAGCGATACGCCTGCCGGTGAGGAGGTGCCTGAGGTGGCGGTGCGCTTCGGGCTTGGCGCTCGGCTCAATCGCAACGTGTTCTATCGCCTGGTTGAACTGGCCGAAGAGCGCCAGGGCGAGGCGGGCATCGAGCTCGGGCTGGTCAGCGCCGGCATATGGCAACCCCTCGGGCGTCTGGATAGAACGTGA
- the cas2e gene encoding type I-E CRISPR-associated endoribonuclease Cas2e — protein sequence MAMIVVVTEAVPPRLRGRLAVWLLEIRAGVYVGDVSKRIREMIWEQVHALAEDGNVAMAWASNHESGFEFQTYGANRREPWDHDGLRLVRFLPIEAK from the coding sequence ATGGCCATGATCGTTGTCGTCACCGAAGCCGTACCGCCCCGCCTGCGTGGACGGCTGGCCGTCTGGCTGCTGGAGATTCGTGCAGGTGTGTATGTCGGCGATGTCAGCAAGCGCATTAGAGAAATGATCTGGGAGCAGGTCCATGCCCTGGCAGAGGATGGCAACGTCGCCATGGCCTGGGCTAGCAACCATGAATCCGGCTTCGAGTTCCAGACCTATGGCGCTAACCGGCGTGAGCCTTGGGATCACGATGGGTTGCGTCTGGTGCGCTTTCTGCCCATCGAGGCTAAGTGA
- the cas6e gene encoding type I-E CRISPR-associated protein Cas6/Cse3/CasE, with protein MYLSSVRLDLNRLTRAELFDVLEGGAYTAHQLLWRLYPETPQGERPFIFRQEMEEDASGKSAGLPRFYVASDRPPEPVEGFDVQCKPFTPQLAQGDRLAFRLRANPTIAKPLGHGSRSHRADVLMDARKPFPKGERTSQACIEAMEAAARNWLQTRAEGFGFTLPVAPEVGAYRQHALSKKEGGQPIRYSSVDYEGLMEVTEPERLKRALQEGIGRAKAFGCGLMLLRRVPE; from the coding sequence ATGTATCTTTCAAGTGTCAGGCTCGATCTCAACCGTTTGACTCGTGCCGAGTTGTTCGATGTGTTGGAAGGGGGCGCTTACACCGCTCATCAACTGCTCTGGAGACTGTATCCCGAGACGCCCCAGGGCGAGCGGCCCTTCATTTTCCGCCAGGAGATGGAAGAAGACGCCAGCGGCAAGAGCGCGGGGCTGCCTCGCTTCTACGTCGCCTCGGATCGGCCGCCCGAGCCGGTCGAGGGCTTCGACGTGCAGTGCAAGCCTTTCACTCCCCAGCTTGCGCAGGGCGATCGACTGGCTTTTCGGCTGCGCGCCAATCCCACGATTGCTAAACCCTTGGGCCATGGCAGCCGCTCCCATCGCGCCGATGTCTTGATGGATGCGCGCAAACCATTCCCCAAGGGGGAGCGGACGAGCCAGGCATGCATCGAGGCGATGGAGGCCGCAGCACGCAACTGGCTCCAGACACGCGCTGAAGGCTTTGGCTTCACGCTGCCGGTCGCGCCGGAGGTGGGCGCATACCGCCAGCACGCGCTGAGCAAGAAGGAGGGCGGGCAGCCCATCCGCTATTCTAGCGTGGATTACGAAGGTCTGATGGAGGTGACGGAGCCCGAACGGCTCAAGCGCGCGCTGCAAGAGGGCATTGGTCGCGCCAAGGCCTTTGGCTGTGGCCTGATGTTGCTACGCCGCGTACCGGAGTGA
- the cas1e gene encoding type I-E CRISPR-associated endonuclease Cas1e translates to MSFIPLKPIPIKDRMSMIFVGMGQIDVRDGAFVVIDEVNGERMHIPVGSVACLLLEPGTRVSHAAVKLASVVGTLLIWVGDAGVRLYSAGQPGGARSDKLLYQAQLALDDSLRLKVVRKMFELRFGEAPPSRRSVEQLRGIEGARVRKTYQVLAKQYGLKWQGRRYDPKQWDASDVANQCLSAATACLYGITEAAILAAGYAPAIGFLHTGKPLSFVYDIADIVKFETVVPAAFRIAARNPPMPEREVRIACRDAFKQTRLLQRIIPMIEEVLAAGEIEPPLPPADAVPPAIPEPTSLGDSGHRSQ, encoded by the coding sequence ATGAGCTTCATCCCCCTCAAACCCATCCCGATAAAGGACCGGATGTCGATGATCTTTGTCGGTATGGGGCAGATCGATGTACGCGACGGAGCCTTCGTCGTCATCGACGAAGTCAACGGCGAGCGCATGCATATCCCGGTGGGCTCGGTTGCCTGCCTGCTGCTCGAACCCGGCACAAGGGTCTCCCACGCAGCGGTCAAGCTCGCTTCGGTCGTTGGTACGCTGCTTATCTGGGTGGGCGATGCCGGGGTGAGACTCTACAGCGCTGGACAGCCTGGTGGAGCACGCTCCGACAAGCTGCTCTACCAGGCCCAACTGGCGCTGGACGACAGTCTACGACTCAAGGTAGTGCGCAAGATGTTCGAACTGCGCTTTGGTGAAGCGCCGCCCTCACGGCGCAGTGTCGAACAGCTTCGCGGCATCGAGGGTGCCCGCGTGCGCAAGACCTACCAGGTACTGGCCAAGCAGTATGGCCTGAAATGGCAGGGACGACGCTACGACCCGAAGCAGTGGGATGCCTCGGATGTGGCCAACCAGTGTCTTTCGGCGGCCACGGCGTGCCTCTACGGTATTACTGAGGCAGCGATTCTGGCCGCCGGTTACGCTCCGGCCATCGGGTTTCTGCATACCGGCAAGCCGCTGAGCTTCGTCTACGACATCGCCGATATCGTCAAATTCGAGACCGTCGTTCCAGCGGCGTTTCGTATCGCCGCCAGAAATCCCCCCATGCCCGAGCGCGAGGTACGCATCGCCTGCCGGGACGCCTTCAAGCAGACCCGATTGCTGCAGCGGATCATTCCGATGATCGAAGAGGTGCTGGCCGCCGGTGAGATCGAACCGCCGCTGCCACCCGCGGACGCTGTGCCACCCGCCATCCCTGAACCGACATCGCTGGGCGATAGCGGCCACAGGAGTCAATAG
- a CDS encoding 4Fe-4S dicluster domain-containing protein: MRSPRYPRPDIKDPSQNITWVAPEGGGGPNYPNM, encoded by the coding sequence CTGCGCAGCCCTCGGTATCCACGACCCGACATCAAGGATCCATCGCAGAACATCACCTGGGTGGCGCCAGAGGGTGGCGGCGGGCCCAACTACCCCAACATGTGA
- the cas7e gene encoding type I-E CRISPR-associated protein Cas7/Cse4/CasC, producing MSHFIQLHLLTSYPPSNLNRDDLGRPKTAFMGGARRLRVSSQSLKRNWRTSELFEAAVDGYKGTRTKRLGKQVYDRMKDAGADEKVAGSSAEKIAGVFGKLRKVDKGEKHEYEIEQLVHVGPEEIAALEGLADTLGAENREPSDEELEKLLAQRPTAVDVALFGRMLAAAPSYNVEAACQVAHAITVHAAEVEDDYFTAVDDLNTGDEDRGAAHIGEAGFAAGLFYLYICIDRDLLIENLQGNAELADRAIAALVESAVKISPKGKQNSFGSRAHAGYLLAEKGDQQPRSLSASFLQPVNGEGQAVKAIEKLERQAQAFDDAYGAGADRRFILSATPEYDTCKLSGDITKGNLQRLLTFLKGDD from the coding sequence ATGAGCCACTTCATCCAGCTTCACCTGCTCACTTCCTATCCACCCTCCAATCTCAACCGCGATGATCTGGGCCGACCCAAGACGGCCTTTATGGGCGGCGCCCGGCGGCTGCGCGTCTCCTCGCAGAGTCTGAAACGAAATTGGCGTACCTCCGAGCTATTCGAAGCGGCGGTCGACGGGTACAAGGGCACGCGCACCAAGCGCCTGGGCAAGCAGGTGTATGACCGCATGAAAGACGCGGGCGCCGACGAGAAAGTAGCCGGTAGCAGTGCCGAGAAGATCGCCGGTGTCTTCGGTAAACTGCGAAAGGTCGATAAGGGCGAAAAGCACGAGTACGAGATCGAACAGCTAGTGCATGTCGGCCCCGAAGAGATCGCAGCGCTGGAAGGACTGGCCGATACCCTGGGCGCTGAGAATCGTGAACCGAGTGATGAGGAACTCGAGAAACTGCTCGCGCAGCGCCCCACCGCCGTCGATGTGGCACTGTTCGGCCGTATGCTTGCCGCCGCCCCCAGCTACAACGTCGAAGCCGCCTGTCAGGTCGCCCACGCTATCACTGTGCACGCTGCCGAGGTCGAGGACGACTACTTTACCGCCGTCGATGACCTTAACACCGGCGATGAGGATCGGGGAGCTGCACATATCGGCGAGGCCGGCTTTGCCGCCGGGCTCTTCTACCTCTACATCTGCATCGACCGAGATCTGCTGATCGAGAACCTGCAGGGCAACGCTGAACTGGCTGACCGTGCCATCGCCGCGCTGGTCGAATCCGCCGTCAAGATCTCGCCCAAGGGCAAGCAGAACAGTTTCGGCTCCCGCGCCCATGCGGGTTACCTGCTGGCAGAGAAAGGCGACCAGCAACCGCGTTCGCTGTCGGCGTCCTTCCTGCAGCCGGTCAATGGCGAAGGGCAGGCCGTCAAGGCGATTGAGAAACTGGAAAGGCAGGCCCAGGCCTTCGATGACGCCTACGGTGCTGGCGCGGATCGCCGCTTTATCCTCTCAGCGACGCCGGAGTATGACACCTGCAAATTGAGTGGCGATATCACCAAGGGGAATCTGCAGAGGCTGCTGACCTTCCTCAAGGGCGACGACTAA
- a CDS encoding DegT/DnrJ/EryC1/StrS aminotransferase family protein, whose amino-acid sequence MMAFIDLANQQARIKPRLDAAIGRVLAHGRYVLGPEVEELEARLAAYVGVSHCISCANGTDALQIAQMALGIGHGDEVIVPDFSFIASAESVALIGATPVYVDIDPHTYLLDPAGIEAAITPRTRAIMPVSMFGQCADFTAIDAIAERHGLAVIEDAAQSFGATHHGRRSCALSRVACTSFFPSKPLGAYGDGGAIFTHDDDLAEALRQIARHGETRRYEHERVGVNSRLDTLQAAILLAKLEIFDEELALRQAAAERYDRLLQGIGITTTPHVEAHNLSAYAQYSIRVENREVVREALARDAIPTAVHYPLPLSQQPAVASRVDLPQTRAVCERILSLPMHPYLEEAQQRQVVEALACAMT is encoded by the coding sequence ATGATGGCCTTTATCGATCTTGCCAATCAGCAGGCACGCATCAAGCCGCGTCTCGATGCCGCCATCGGGCGTGTCCTTGCCCACGGCCGCTATGTGCTGGGGCCGGAAGTGGAGGAGCTTGAGGCTCGTCTGGCGGCCTATGTCGGAGTGAGCCACTGCATCAGCTGCGCCAACGGGACCGATGCCCTGCAGATCGCCCAGATGGCACTGGGAATCGGCCACGGAGACGAGGTGATCGTGCCTGATTTCAGCTTTATCGCCAGTGCCGAAAGCGTGGCCCTGATCGGCGCCACCCCGGTCTACGTGGACATCGACCCGCACACCTATCTGCTCGACCCGGCAGGAATTGAAGCAGCCATCACTCCGCGTACCCGAGCGATCATGCCGGTGTCGATGTTTGGCCAGTGCGCCGATTTCACTGCCATTGACGCGATCGCCGAGCGCCATGGGCTTGCGGTCATCGAGGATGCTGCTCAGAGTTTCGGTGCTACCCATCACGGCAGGCGATCCTGCGCTCTGAGTCGTGTCGCCTGTACCAGCTTCTTTCCCAGCAAGCCATTGGGCGCCTATGGCGATGGTGGAGCGATCTTCACTCATGATGATGACCTGGCCGAAGCGCTCCGCCAGATCGCCCGGCACGGTGAGACACGCCGCTACGAACATGAGCGGGTCGGAGTCAATAGCCGGCTGGATACCCTTCAGGCGGCTATCCTGCTGGCCAAGCTCGAAATTTTCGACGAGGAGCTGGCGCTGCGCCAGGCGGCGGCAGAGCGCTATGACCGCCTGCTGCAGGGAATAGGGATTACCACCACGCCTCACGTCGAGGCGCACAACCTGAGCGCCTATGCCCAGTACAGCATCCGTGTCGAGAACCGCGAGGTGGTGCGTGAGGCGCTGGCGCGTGACGCAATCCCCACCGCAGTGCACTACCCCTTACCGCTAAGCCAACAGCCGGCGGTGGCCAGCCGTGTCGACCTGCCCCAGACCCGAGCGGTCTGCGAACGGATTCTCAGCCTGCCGATGCACCCCTATCTCGAGGAGGCGCAGCAGCGACAGGTCGTGGAAGCCTTGGCGTGTGCCATGACATGA
- a CDS encoding ATP-dependent helicase has translation MRLTDEQRAVVHHDGGHARVAAVAGAGKTTTMVARVLHLLEQGVAPARMLVLMFNRAAREDFNAKLGRWAPPGQPLPDVRTFHSIGHRLTASLTRWGALAPKQLLAADWQRERLLRQAIHQALANDEASLEAALDAERIEAFGHFCELVKAEMAVSTELYERLDFGSDTGHFVAAFDECEALLDRHGVMTYADLLYRPLRVLEADRVLRERVEGYLEHVIIDEYQDINEAQQRLLAILAGQRAAVMAVGDANQCIYEWRGARPGTMLEDFTRLFGSARDYPLSTTFRHGHALALAANHAIAANRRRPDQLCLAAPTNPDTLLGVAQGGARLIEALQVWQAQGRRLDEGCILVRSWTLSVSVQLQLLRAGIPFRLSREDRFVFRLPLVQALAGYLRLARAPHLLNDPGHVLMLLAQPPPFVARERLTALANRLADTQQWPSTHDPLLANLKPIQRRNLKRRWELLCELPRLAQLPPAKLLEYVVERLDAEKVLKRAAARREKGEEDVRLLDVMIEQASELDQDPDAFIALLQEPVESQAQGVLITTVHGAKGLEWPLVALWGANEEDFPHYSRDNPLSEARLEEERRLFYVAITRARERLLMLHDGGEHRPSRFIAETAWEECQRIDAALKATAPGDTPLAVTSPALVERYLAMAGQPMPVEAAKPQGVASPAGEYRSHGDFQAGQRIRHAVFGEGEILVVEGNPTNPVIDVRFTQAGRRRLIALRAPLELLASVDS, from the coding sequence GTGAGACTGACCGACGAGCAGCGTGCCGTGGTGCATCATGACGGCGGTCATGCCCGCGTGGCGGCGGTGGCTGGGGCGGGCAAGACTACCACCATGGTGGCGAGGGTGCTTCACTTGCTGGAGCAGGGGGTGGCGCCGGCGCGAATGCTGGTGCTGATGTTCAATCGCGCCGCGCGGGAAGATTTCAACGCCAAGCTTGGCCGTTGGGCGCCGCCTGGCCAGCCGTTGCCCGACGTACGTACCTTCCACTCCATTGGTCATCGCTTGACCGCGAGCCTGACGCGCTGGGGGGCGCTTGCCCCAAAGCAGTTGCTTGCCGCCGACTGGCAGCGTGAGCGACTGCTTCGCCAGGCCATCCATCAAGCCCTGGCCAATGACGAGGCGAGCCTGGAGGCGGCCCTTGATGCCGAGCGGATCGAGGCCTTCGGCCATTTCTGTGAACTGGTCAAGGCCGAGATGGCGGTATCCACCGAGCTCTATGAGCGCCTGGATTTCGGCAGTGACACCGGCCATTTTGTGGCTGCGTTCGACGAGTGCGAAGCGCTGCTCGATCGTCATGGAGTGATGACCTACGCCGACCTGCTCTATCGTCCGCTGCGTGTGCTCGAGGCGGATCGTGTGCTTCGCGAGCGGGTCGAGGGCTATCTCGAGCATGTGATCATCGATGAGTACCAAGACATCAACGAGGCGCAGCAGCGTCTCCTGGCGATACTCGCCGGCCAGCGCGCGGCTGTCATGGCGGTGGGCGATGCCAACCAGTGCATCTACGAGTGGCGCGGTGCACGTCCCGGCACCATGCTCGAGGACTTCACCCGGCTGTTCGGTTCCGCACGGGACTACCCATTGTCGACCACCTTTCGTCATGGCCATGCCTTGGCACTGGCGGCCAACCATGCCATCGCCGCCAATCGGCGGCGTCCCGACCAGCTGTGCCTGGCGGCACCGACCAATCCCGACACCCTGTTGGGCGTGGCACAGGGTGGGGCTCGCCTGATCGAGGCACTGCAGGTATGGCAGGCGCAGGGCCGACGCCTGGACGAAGGCTGTATCCTGGTACGTAGCTGGACGCTGTCCGTCTCGGTGCAGCTGCAACTGCTGCGTGCCGGTATCCCGTTTCGGCTCTCCCGTGAGGATCGTTTCGTGTTTCGCCTGCCGCTGGTGCAGGCGCTGGCCGGTTATCTGCGTCTGGCGCGAGCTCCCCATCTGCTCAACGATCCTGGCCATGTGCTGATGCTGCTTGCCCAGCCGCCTCCCTTCGTGGCCCGGGAGCGGTTGACGGCGCTTGCCAACCGCCTGGCCGACACCCAGCAGTGGCCATCGACGCATGATCCGCTGCTGGCCAATCTCAAGCCGATCCAGCGGCGCAACCTCAAGCGTCGCTGGGAGTTGCTGTGCGAATTGCCACGACTGGCGCAGCTACCGCCGGCCAAGCTGCTCGAATATGTCGTCGAGCGCCTGGATGCCGAAAAGGTACTCAAGCGTGCGGCGGCCAGGCGAGAGAAGGGTGAAGAGGACGTGCGGCTGCTGGATGTAATGATCGAACAGGCGAGCGAGCTTGACCAGGACCCCGATGCCTTCATCGCCCTGTTGCAGGAGCCGGTGGAGAGCCAGGCGCAGGGGGTGCTGATCACCACGGTGCATGGTGCCAAGGGACTGGAGTGGCCCTTGGTCGCACTATGGGGAGCCAACGAAGAGGATTTTCCCCACTACAGCCGCGACAACCCCCTGAGCGAGGCGCGCCTGGAGGAGGAGCGCCGGCTATTCTACGTGGCGATCACCCGGGCGCGCGAGCGCTTGCTGATGCTGCATGATGGCGGCGAACATCGCCCCAGCCGCTTCATCGCCGAGACGGCCTGGGAGGAGTGCCAGCGTATCGACGCTGCGCTGAAAGCCACCGCGCCTGGCGATACGCCGCTTGCCGTGACCTCACCGGCGCTGGTCGAGCGCTATCTGGCGATGGCCGGCCAACCCATGCCGGTCGAGGCGGCCAAGCCCCAGGGGGTGGCCAGCCCGGCAGGGGAGTACCGATCCCACGGCGATTTTCAAGCGGGTCAGCGTATTCGTCATGCGGTGTTTGGAGAGGGGGAGATCTTGGTGGTCGAGGGGAATCCCACCAACCCGGTCATCGATGTCCGATTCACTCAGGCGGGCAGACGGCGCTTGATTGCGCTGCGTGCCCCCCTTGAACTGCTTGCAAGCGTTGACAGCTGA